Proteins encoded together in one Rubripirellula reticaptiva window:
- a CDS encoding ThuA domain-containing protein yields MSRLLQCFVLVLASSVLVDAGRVNADDLAKGDAPSSLNILLVTGGCCHDYDFQTKAMQLAFAKHGVGAVWTVVNDGGTGTDAQIDLYKNPNWADGFDVVIHNECFASTTDPDYIRSITKSHHAGTNAVVVHCAMHTYRDAKINDWREFLGVTSRRHDHQSHYKIEVVAKDHPIMDGYPADHVSAMDELYIIEKLWPTATALATSVSEKDGKTYPVLWTNQYGKARVFGTTYGHSNETFEDEVFLKSLVQGARWAAGK; encoded by the coding sequence ATGTCGCGATTGCTTCAGTGTTTCGTTCTAGTCCTGGCGTCTAGCGTTTTGGTGGATGCCGGCCGTGTTAATGCCGACGATTTGGCCAAGGGCGACGCCCCAAGTTCGTTGAATATCCTGTTAGTGACGGGCGGTTGCTGTCACGACTATGACTTTCAAACCAAAGCGATGCAGTTGGCGTTCGCCAAGCATGGCGTTGGCGCCGTTTGGACGGTCGTCAACGATGGTGGCACTGGCACCGACGCGCAAATCGACTTGTACAAGAACCCCAATTGGGCCGATGGATTTGACGTGGTCATTCACAACGAGTGCTTTGCGTCCACGACCGACCCGGATTACATCCGTTCGATCACAAAGTCGCATCATGCGGGTACAAATGCCGTAGTGGTCCATTGTGCGATGCACACGTATCGCGACGCCAAGATCAATGATTGGCGAGAGTTCTTGGGAGTGACTAGCCGCCGCCACGATCACCAAAGCCACTATAAAATCGAAGTGGTCGCCAAGGATCACCCGATCATGGACGGGTATCCCGCCGACCATGTCAGCGCGATGGACGAGCTGTACATCATCGAAAAACTATGGCCAACGGCCACTGCGTTGGCGACTTCGGTCAGCGAGAAGGATGGCAAGACCTACCCGGTGCTGTGGACGAACCAGTACGGCAAGGCACGCGTCTTTGGCACGACCTACGGTCATTCGAATGAAACCTTCGAAGACGAAGTGTTCTTGAAGTCACTGGTGCAGGGTGCTAGGTGGGCCGCCGGTAAATAG
- a CDS encoding DUF4912 domain-containing protein encodes MITTADLKAQTRRELADLARNYGVPGWHGMKKDELVEEIRKVHRRQRRKADSGTSKVASGKSASPKAAAKANGSAKQRDDSAVSKRVAKAKSVVKAGASSTKSVSAKLGANASESKASAAKMPKSGSHKSDQQRLNKPVPKLPEPRVDAKTARIRAQIRKRRETMMKNKDLSTGTLVGGSAVNNGAQRTRGDDPHKDRVVLMVRDSFWLQATWEITRSSVQRAQSSLAERWHTAMPVLRLLAVGDIDSNGAERTERDIPIHGGVNNWYIDVDEPPSRFRVLIGYVTSTGDFYTLCRSNVVETPQPNDCERLDEHWHDIAEDYERIYSLSGGYDTDAGDLKEVFEERLRRAMPQRGDKGQTVGDPSLLRQSSLPFDVDAELIIFGKTLASASVLVAGRPVKLQPDGSFTVRMQLPDKRQVLPVTAESRDGLRQRTTVVAVERNTKVMEPVELEDRF; translated from the coding sequence ATGATTACGACCGCAGATTTGAAGGCACAAACACGCCGCGAACTCGCCGATTTGGCGCGGAATTACGGTGTCCCGGGATGGCATGGGATGAAGAAGGATGAATTGGTCGAAGAGATTCGCAAAGTTCACCGGCGGCAACGCCGCAAGGCAGACTCGGGCACTTCAAAAGTAGCGTCCGGAAAGTCGGCTTCACCCAAGGCTGCAGCAAAGGCGAATGGATCTGCAAAGCAGCGCGACGATTCTGCGGTCAGCAAACGGGTGGCGAAGGCGAAGTCGGTGGTCAAAGCTGGTGCGTCTTCGACGAAGTCGGTCTCGGCAAAGCTTGGGGCCAACGCTAGCGAATCCAAGGCCTCAGCGGCCAAGATGCCGAAATCAGGCTCGCATAAGTCTGACCAGCAACGGCTCAATAAACCTGTGCCGAAATTGCCCGAGCCTCGCGTTGACGCGAAGACTGCACGTATTCGGGCTCAGATTCGCAAGCGCCGCGAAACGATGATGAAGAACAAGGATCTCTCGACAGGAACACTGGTCGGTGGGTCGGCGGTCAATAATGGGGCTCAGCGAACTCGCGGCGATGATCCGCACAAGGATCGCGTGGTGTTGATGGTTCGCGATTCATTCTGGTTGCAAGCAACATGGGAAATCACTCGTTCTAGCGTCCAGCGGGCTCAGTCTTCGCTTGCCGAACGATGGCATACCGCGATGCCGGTTTTGCGTTTGTTGGCCGTGGGCGATATTGATTCCAATGGTGCCGAACGGACCGAGCGAGATATTCCGATCCATGGTGGCGTCAATAATTGGTACATCGATGTCGATGAGCCGCCGTCGCGTTTTCGCGTCCTGATTGGTTACGTGACGTCGACGGGCGATTTCTACACGCTTTGCCGCAGCAATGTCGTCGAGACTCCTCAGCCGAACGATTGCGAACGACTGGACGAGCACTGGCACGATATCGCGGAAGACTATGAGCGAATTTATTCGCTAAGCGGCGGCTATGACACCGATGCAGGCGATTTGAAGGAAGTCTTCGAAGAACGTCTTCGTCGCGCCATGCCTCAGCGTGGCGACAAAGGCCAAACCGTTGGCGATCCTTCGTTGCTGCGTCAATCGAGTTTGCCGTTTGATGTGGATGCTGAACTGATCATCTTTGGAAAAACACTCGCGTCGGCGTCGGTTTTGGTGGCCGGTCGTCCCGTGAAGTTGCAGCCAGACGGATCGTTTACCGTTCGCATGCAGTTGCCTGACAAACGGCAAGTTTTGCCGGTGACCGCCGAGAGTCGCGATGGACTACGTCAGCGAACCACGGTCGTCGCGGTCGAGCGGAACACGAAAGTGATGGAACCGGTTGAGCTAGAAGACCGCTTCTAG
- a CDS encoding AtpZ/AtpI family protein: protein MPNGLQDHSQDHLEANGTGDANQSDKRPWMKFVSAGIELAGTSLAMAAIGYAFDQYLGSKQPLGTAAGLLVGFGFGMYRFIRLALQSSNEPTYLPKHKKLDQDDTP from the coding sequence ATGCCCAATGGCCTACAAGATCACTCGCAAGATCACCTTGAGGCCAACGGCACCGGCGACGCAAACCAGAGCGACAAACGGCCCTGGATGAAGTTCGTCAGTGCGGGGATCGAATTGGCCGGGACCAGCTTAGCGATGGCTGCAATCGGATACGCGTTCGATCAGTACCTGGGATCCAAGCAGCCGCTTGGGACGGCCGCCGGGCTGTTGGTCGGATTTGGATTCGGGATGTACCGATTCATCCGACTGGCGCTGCAAAGTTCCAACGAACCTACCTACCTACCGAAACACAAGAAACTAGACCAAGACGACACCCCGTGA
- the atpB gene encoding F0F1 ATP synthase subunit A, whose protein sequence is MNLLLASADNPVSHVVPHALTEEPLFSIATGGGDIPALNIYDGVYNFHITNHLMMTAVAAITVTIVFWWVSRRVRVKGEGLAAYQTRGRVAQLFETMCTFIRDEVVRPNLHEKTDKYIHYVWTIFFFVLFANVLGLIPIGSIMYLFTKDAHDLHYGGTATGNLSLNVVLALGSFIAILFIGIRETGAKAFFSHFNPIGWDDPKMLAIGIPLYVLEWIGLVIKCVVLAMRLFGTMMAGHLVIAAFIGLIFTAVKVSLGLGYGVQIAVIGGGIVLTLLELFICFLQAFIFTFLTVLFISQVATVHHHDDHDENEHPFSDEGQMDLDKIMSPERITPMPDPAG, encoded by the coding sequence ATGAATTTGTTGCTCGCATCTGCCGATAATCCTGTCTCTCACGTGGTTCCGCACGCGTTGACTGAAGAACCACTCTTCAGTATCGCAACCGGTGGTGGCGACATTCCGGCCCTGAACATTTATGACGGGGTCTACAACTTTCACATCACCAATCACTTGATGATGACGGCGGTCGCCGCGATCACGGTTACGATTGTGTTTTGGTGGGTATCGCGGCGTGTGCGAGTCAAAGGCGAAGGCCTGGCGGCCTATCAGACCCGCGGCCGAGTGGCTCAGTTGTTTGAAACAATGTGCACGTTCATCCGCGACGAAGTTGTCCGTCCGAACTTGCATGAAAAGACTGACAAATACATTCACTATGTCTGGACGATTTTCTTCTTCGTCCTGTTTGCCAACGTGCTTGGTTTGATCCCGATCGGATCGATCATGTACCTGTTCACCAAAGACGCTCACGATCTGCACTATGGCGGCACCGCGACCGGAAACTTGTCGCTCAATGTCGTGCTTGCCCTTGGCAGTTTCATCGCAATCTTGTTCATCGGGATTCGAGAAACCGGAGCAAAAGCGTTCTTTTCGCACTTCAATCCTATCGGCTGGGATGATCCTAAGATGCTAGCGATCGGCATTCCGTTGTATGTGCTGGAATGGATCGGATTGGTCATCAAGTGCGTCGTGCTTGCGATGCGGCTTTTTGGAACGATGATGGCCGGTCACTTGGTGATTGCCGCTTTCATCGGTCTAATTTTCACAGCCGTTAAGGTCTCGCTTGGACTCGGTTATGGCGTTCAAATCGCTGTAATCGGCGGCGGCATCGTGCTAACCCTACTAGAACTGTTCATTTGCTTTTTGCAGGCGTTCATCTTTACCTTTTTGACCGTTCTGTTCATCTCGCAAGTGGCAACCGTTCATCACCATGACGATCACGACGAAAACGAACATCCCTTCAGCGATGAAGGTCAGATGGACTTGGACAAAATCATGTCGCCTGAACGCATCACACCGATGCCCGATCCAGCCGGCTAA